A genomic region of Candidatus Babeliales bacterium contains the following coding sequences:
- a CDS encoding sigma factor-like helix-turn-helix DNA-binding protein, whose product LYQGQLPINEVELIANELGVSKRNAKEMNDRFNNDIESLNTNVYLDEDVELIDTIVEQGINQETMLIEAQEQNYKREKFKQAFALLNEREQDIIQERRLKEKATTLEVLSQKYKISGEAVRQIEKKAMDKLQIAVQY is encoded by the coding sequence CTTTATCAAGGGCAGCTACCTATTAATGAAGTGGAGTTAATAGCTAACGAGCTTGGTGTTTCTAAAAGAAATGCCAAAGAGATGAATGATAGATTTAATAATGATATAGAATCACTCAATACCAACGTATACCTGGATGAAGATGTTGAACTGATTGATACTATTGTTGAGCAAGGGATTAATCAGGAAACAATGCTAATTGAAGCGCAAGAGCAAAACTATAAACGAGAGAAATTCAAACAAGCTTTTGCATTATTAAATGAGCGTGAGCAAGATATAATCCAAGAGCGAAGACTTAAAGAAAAAGCAACTACACTTGAGGTACTAAGCCAAAAATATAAGATCTCTGGTGAAGCCGTTAGACAGATAGAAAAAAAAGCCATGGATAAACTGCAGATCGCTGTCCAGTACTAA